A single region of the Nicotiana sylvestris chromosome 6, ASM39365v2, whole genome shotgun sequence genome encodes:
- the LOC104246912 gene encoding pathogen-related protein isoform X2 yields the protein MEGEKERIKVASDKYRKFLHEEQAAAAGSIQWRHGGPPIYDAVNNLFEQGRTKVSEGSLEETVQNAIKSWEMELSHKTRVKDFRTINPEKFKLFVNGREALSAEETLKLGSYNALLKSSVPEEFKYYKADEESFESSHDAFRSAFPRGFAWEVINVYTGPPVVTFKFRHWGFFEGPFKGHAPTGDMVQFYGVGLMKVDESLRAEDVEIYYDPAELFSGLLKGPPISESNIQQQEHSNDNTATQQCPYQN from the exons ATGGAAGGTGAGAAGGAAAGGATTAAAGTGGCGAGTGACAAGTACAGGAAATTCCTGCATGAAGAACAAGCTGCTGCTGCAGGAAGCATCCAGTGGAGACATGGTGGCCCTCCCATTTATGACGCTGTTAATAATCTCTTCGAACAAGGAAGAACCAAGGTTT CAGAAGGGTCTTTGGAGGAAACAGTTCAAAATGCTATAAAATCATGGGAAATGGAGCTTTCTCACAAGACTCGCGTTAAAGACTTTAGGACCATTAACCCTGAAAAATTCAAGCTCTTTGTTAATG GAAGAGAGGCACTATCAGCAGAAGAGACACTAAAACTGGGAAGTTACAATGCATTACTAAAGAGTTCAGTGCCAGAGGAATTCAAATACTACAAAGCAGATGAAGAGAGCTTTGAATCTTCTCACGATGCTTTTCGATCAGCTTTTCCAAGAGGATTCGCGTGGGAAGTGATAAACGTGTATACAGGTCCTCCTGTTGTTACATTCAAATTCAGGCATTGGGGTTTCTTTGAAGGACCTTTTAAAGGACATGCCCCTACTGGTGACATGGTCCAGTTTTATGGCGTTGGTCTAATGAAG GTAGATGAATCTCTAAGAGCAGAGGATGTTGAGATATACTATGATCCAGCAGAACTTTTCTCTGGACTACTCAAGGGACCTCCAATTTCTGAGTCTAACATCCAGCAACAGGAACACAGTAATGATAATACCGCCACTCAACAATGCCCCTACCAGAACTAA
- the LOC104246912 gene encoding pathogen-related protein isoform X1 produces MELSHKTRVKDFRTINPEKFKLFVNGREALSAEETLKLGSYNALLKSSVPEEFKYYKADEESFESSHDAFRSAFPRGFAWEVINVYTGPPVVTFKFRHWGFFEGPFKGHAPTGDMVQFYGVGLMKVDESLRAEDVEIYYDPAELFSGLLKGPPISESNIQQQEHSNDNTATQQCPYQN; encoded by the exons ATGGAGCTTTCTCACAAGACTCGCGTTAAAGACTTTAGGACCATTAACCCTGAAAAATTCAAGCTCTTTGTTAATG GAAGAGAGGCACTATCAGCAGAAGAGACACTAAAACTGGGAAGTTACAATGCATTACTAAAGAGTTCAGTGCCAGAGGAATTCAAATACTACAAAGCAGATGAAGAGAGCTTTGAATCTTCTCACGATGCTTTTCGATCAGCTTTTCCAAGAGGATTCGCGTGGGAAGTGATAAACGTGTATACAGGTCCTCCTGTTGTTACATTCAAATTCAGGCATTGGGGTTTCTTTGAAGGACCTTTTAAAGGACATGCCCCTACTGGTGACATGGTCCAGTTTTATGGCGTTGGTCTAATGAAG GTAGATGAATCTCTAAGAGCAGAGGATGTTGAGATATACTATGATCCAGCAGAACTTTTCTCTGGACTACTCAAGGGACCTCCAATTTCTGAGTCTAACATCCAGCAACAGGAACACAGTAATGATAATACCGCCACTCAACAATGCCCCTACCAGAACTAA